The following DNA comes from Nerophis ophidion isolate RoL-2023_Sa linkage group LG16, RoL_Noph_v1.0, whole genome shotgun sequence.
GACCGCTTCTTCACTTCTCAAACGCTATGCTGAGAAGTACTCAGGCCTGGAGCTGCCCTATGAGCGTCCTGTCGCAGGGCCCTACTCAGAGCCTGGCGCTTTCCTTAAAACAGAATCTGAGCCCTGGGCGATCAGCCAGGGCATCGAGTGCTACCCCGGACTTGAAGCGCTAACTGGTGCCAAGGTGGGTTCTGGCATCCCGGCCACAGGAAGCGTGACTGTTGTGAGCAGTAACTTAGCCTCAGAGCCAGGCTACAGTAGTGTCGGCTCCTGCAGTGTACCGTCACCACAGGACTATCCTCCTGCCTACAACAGCACCTACCTGTCTTCAGGGTACTGCCCTCAGCCTGGCACAGCACTTCCCCCAGCCCCTCTTCACACTTTGCAGGCCACACCCACTTTAGTGCCCAGCTATAGTGCAAGCACTCCAGTCTACAACTACCCGCCAGGCTGTTATCCCCAAAACAGCCTCTCTTCTGGATATAGCCACACCAGTGCCTCCTATCTACCCTCCGTGATAAGTACCCCTACCCCATTACCCCCTAGGCCCACTATGGTGGGGGGAAGTTACAGCTACCCCTCCCACAGCCTAGGAGGGGCCACTGAGGCAGGAGCACCGCTGAAACGCAAGGCTTTTGAGATGGGAGAAGACGGGCAAGAGGGAGCCGAGGTAGAGGGATCGCGCTATCGAAAGTACAGCAATGGCGTCAGCAAAGGCAACGGCTATAACACAAGTGGCTCAGGTTCTGATCCACAGGCCTACAAACCTGGGAAGCCCCTAATGTCACCCTCTTATCGCGGCACAGGAGCATACAGCCCCCCGTCCGGCCTGCCAGTGGAAAGCGTGTCAGGGGATCACAGCTTTCCTCAGCAGAGAATGTCTATGAAGATACCGACATCGCACACACGAGCTGAGGACCCCGCTGGGGGTCACTGATGATCCCCGGTTTACACAATTCCCTCACGCTTGGAACCCCAAAGACACTTGCTTTGAATATCACTTACAACCACAAGAGGGCACAAGAGTGAAGTTTATCATTATGTTTGTTTCCTTCTTATTAACCATGTGTTCCCAAAGATACACAGGGGCATTTGATCCTGTAAGACATAAAGCAT
Coding sequences within:
- the LOC133535373 gene encoding fidgetin-like isoform X2; amino-acid sequence: MLSPVTPYSLLKMHWSPEHTAPLSQWPEQHLDVTSTTSPPTVHKPESYAAATRRAYPYAGYPWASDDISALTASSLLKRYAEKYSGLELPYERPVAGPYSEPGAFLKTESEPWAISQGIECYPGLEALTGAKVGSGIPATGSVTVVSSNLASEPGYSSVGSCSVPSPQDYPPAYNSTYLSSGYCPQPGTALPPAPLHTLQATPTLVPSYSASTPVYNYPPGCYPQNSLSSGYSHTSASYLPSVISTPTPLPPRPTMVGGSYSYPSHSLGGATEAGAPLKRKAFEMGEDGQEGAEVEGSRYRKYSNGVSKGNGYNTSGSGSDPQAYKPGKPLMSPSYRGTGAYSPPSGLPVESVSGDHSFPQQRMSMKIPTSHTRAEDPAGGH
- the LOC133535373 gene encoding fidgetin-like isoform X1; the encoded protein is MLSPVTPYTGLLKMHWSPEHTAPLSQWPEQHLDVTSTTSPPTVHKPESYAAATRRAYPYAGYPWASDDISALTASSLLKRYAEKYSGLELPYERPVAGPYSEPGAFLKTESEPWAISQGIECYPGLEALTGAKVGSGIPATGSVTVVSSNLASEPGYSSVGSCSVPSPQDYPPAYNSTYLSSGYCPQPGTALPPAPLHTLQATPTLVPSYSASTPVYNYPPGCYPQNSLSSGYSHTSASYLPSVISTPTPLPPRPTMVGGSYSYPSHSLGGATEAGAPLKRKAFEMGEDGQEGAEVEGSRYRKYSNGVSKGNGYNTSGSGSDPQAYKPGKPLMSPSYRGTGAYSPPSGLPVESVSGDHSFPQQRMSMKIPTSHTRAEDPAGGH